The following DNA comes from Camelina sativa cultivar DH55 chromosome 14, Cs, whole genome shotgun sequence.
TAGAGGTACCTTTTGCCATTGATAGTGTGTTCGGAAGGGGAGTGCCAATGAATCTGTTGAAGTTTATATTCAGTACCATTAATAGTGATACCCGAACCTGCATTTCCTCCTTCAAATTTCAACTGCCACATTTAACCacgcaaaaaaatatatattatggtcCAAGAATGTATATATGTTGAAAAAGCTAATGTAGTTGATTTACCATAATATCATGGCCTCTGTTCTTAATGGTAGCATTTGAAGGTAAATACTGGCTACGAAGGTATCCAAGATTATGATCAACCAAGACTCTTTTGTCCGTAAGATCAATCGGAGACTGCATGTTGCCTTTTCCACACATTGTCCACTCTGGCTTTAGTCTTCCCCAATTCTCTGGCCCCTTCTCTCCATTCTTCTCGTAATTAAACTGTGCTTCGTCCTCTGTATATATGTTTTCCAGTGAGTCAGAACCAACTAACATTCACGGAGCGGACTATAATCGTTATAAACTAAAGTGTGTTTCAACTTATTTGCAATGTGAGAtctttaatagtatatatatactgataaacATTAAAGGAATGATAAGAACAATAACATAGCTAGCTTATTACCAACTTCTCCTTGATCTGGTGAACTGGAGACAATTGTGATAGAGATgaagataagaagaaagacGCATCCAATTGATGATATCTTCATATTCTTGTGCTATCTAGCTAGCTATGTCTTGAGGAGAAAGATGAACGAAGattcaaattttgattgagCTGAATTCTTATGTTGCTAATAAAACGTT
Coding sequences within:
- the LOC104739390 gene encoding alpha carbonic anhydrase 5 → MKISSIGCVFLLIFISITIVSSSPDQGEVEDEAQFNYEKNGEKGPENWGRLKPEWTMCGKGNMQSPIDLTDKRVLVDHNLGYLRSQYLPSNATIKNRGHDIMLKFEGGNAGSGITINGTEYKLQQIHWHSPSEHTINGKRFILEEHMVHQSKDGRNAVVAFFYKLGRPDFFLLSLERYLMRITDTHEAEESVGMIHPRTFDFESKHYYRYLGSLTTPPCSENVTWTISKEMRTVTLKQLIMLRVTVHDQSNTNARPLQRQNQRPVTLYKPTWHI